In Silene latifolia isolate original U9 population chromosome 3, ASM4854445v1, whole genome shotgun sequence, a single window of DNA contains:
- the LOC141648336 gene encoding uncharacterized protein LOC141648336, whose protein sequence is MVKIGDESGGKGSGTDDKIIPLSSPFFLHPSDSPSLKLTQTMFNGENYDLWADAVRNGLDAKNKLGFVEGTVKKPEGTEADNPEVVAWRQCNAMIKSWLRSVIDEKLHPSITFSGTVLEIWKELKERYSAGNAPRVHQLKSELTECRQGTRSVVDYYTHLKSIWDELANYSRVPDCTCGAGAAFAKEKEEEKVHQFIMGLNTALYDHLRSNLLMEDNLTSLSRAYALVLREERHKAVTRIREDQSKRPWQLVRWRPWKRNNDKTEEKKSLSHLIALTAKSGTIQPKIVGIGLGSLAEDAAGVEEEAVEAAVVVEARQRFDPYRKSLQPR, encoded by the coding sequence atggtaaaaATTGGGGATGAATCAGGCGGAAAAGGCAGCGGTACTGACGACAAAATAATACCACTGTCATCTCCATTTTTCCTTCATCCCTCCGATAGTCCGAGTCTAAAATTAACTCAGACTATGTTTAATGGTGAGAACTACGACCTATGGGCCGATGCAGTCCGCAACGGGCTTGACGCTAAGAACAAACTCGGTTTTGTTGAAGGTACAGTCAAGAAACCCGAAGGCACAGAGGCGGACAATCCTGAAGTTGTAGCATGGCGTCAATGTAACGCTATGATAAAGTCTTGGTTGCGGAGTGTAATTGATGAAAAACTACACCCCAGCATCACCTTCTCGGGCACTGTGCTCGAGATTTGGAAAGAATTAAAAGAACGTTATTCAGCGGGTAATGCACCCCGTGTCCATCAACTCAAAAGCGAGTTAACAGAGTGCCGTCAAGGAACCCGTTCTGTAGTAGACTACTACACGCATCTCAAATCCATATGGGACGAGTTAGCTAATTACAGTCGCGTACCTGATTGCACTTGTGGTGCAGGCGCTGCTTTCGCTaaggagaaagaagaagaaaaggtaCATCAATTTATTATGGGACTCAACACCGCTTTGTATGATCATCTTCGTTCTAATTTGTTGATGGAGGATAATCTCACCTCCCTGAGTCGTGCTTATGCACTTGTTTTGAGAGAAGAACGTCATAAGGCGGTAACTCGAATCCGAGAAGACCAATCGAAGCGGCCATGGCAACTCGTTCGGTGGAGGCCGTGGAAAAGGAACAATGACAAGACAGAAGAAAAAAAGAGTCTGAGCCACCTTATTGCACTCACTGCAAAAAGTGGTACCATACAGCCGAAAATTGTTGGGATAGGCTTGGGATCACTGGCAGAGGACGCGGCAGGGGTAGAAGAGGAGGCCGTGGAAGCGGCCGTGGTGGTAGAGGCAAGACAACGGTTCGACCCATACCGCAAATCTTTGCAACCACGGTGA
- the LOC141648327 gene encoding uncharacterized protein LOC141648327, with protein MDEKDEGKTNERWNAALSNLSDMSVNLESLQKLLLKKAVFVDDDTFNRASLVSNQARTIKSLEQRVETLERELDASITAAAHARSEKRQAEAAQKAAELRALEITKELENTSKVFELHMLELRAKQEEINKRDSDIKLLEAIIQTLGGKTPISRTTSSSS; from the exons ATGGATGAAAAAGATGAAGGAAAAACAAATGAAAGATGGAATGCAGCATTATCAAATCTATCTGATATGTCTGTTAATCTTGAATCTCTTCAAAAACTTCTCttaaaaaaggctgtttttgttGATGATGATACTTTTAATCGTGCTTCTCTTGTTTCCAATCAAGCTCGTACTATCAAG TCCCTTGAGCAAAGAGTAGAAACATTAGAACGAGAACTTGATGCTTCTATTACAGCTGCTGCTCATGCTCGTTCAGAGAAACGACAAGCTGAGGCAGCACAGAAGGCTGCTGAATTACGCGCACTTGAAATTACTAAAGAACTCGAGAACACATCTA AGGTATTTGAGCTACATATGCTAGAATTGCGAGCAAAACAAGAAGAAATCAACAAGAGGGATAGTGATATCAAATTGTTGGAAGCTATAATTCAGACACTTGGAGGGAAAACTCCGATTTCAAGAACCACCAGCAGTTCCTCCTAG
- the LOC141648335 gene encoding glutamate decarboxylase-like, giving the protein MALPTPRPDADTVNCTFASRYARVALPRFKMGEKSIPKDAAYQIINDELMLDGNPRLNLASFVTTWMEPECDKLMMDSINKNYVDMDEYPVTTELQNRCVNIIANLFNAPLGETEVAVGVGTVGSSEAIMLAGLAFKRKWQNKRKEQGLPYDKPNIVTGANVQVCWEKFARYFEVELKEVKLSDGYYIMDPQKAADMVDENTICVAAILGSTLNGEFEDVKRLNDLLEAKNKETGWDTPIHVDAASGGFIAPFLYPELEWDFRLSLVRSINVSGHKYGLVYAGVGWVIWRSKDDLPDELIFHINYLGTDQPTFTLNFSKGSNQIIAQYYQLIRLGFEGYKNIMQNCQDNVTLLKQGLEKTGRFNIVSKDIGVPLVAFSLKDNDIHNEFEISDMLRRFGWVVPAYTMPPNAEHITVLRVVIREDFSRTLAERLVNDIQKVLEELDALPARASAKLSAVASEVEGAQISRKKSAMKMQTDVCSVWKKFVDEKKKKTKGVC; this is encoded by the exons ATGGCACTACCAACACCAAGACCAGATGCAGATACAGTTAACTGTACCTTTGCTTCCAGATATGCCCGTGTTGCACTCCCTAG GTTCAAGATGGGAGAGAAATCAATACCAAAGGATGCAGCATATCAAATAATAAACGACGAGCTTATGTTAGATGGCAACCCAAGATTGAATCTGGCCTCATTTGTGACAACTTGGATGGAACCTGAATGTGATAAATTAATGATGGATTCTATTAACAAGAATTATGTTGACATGGACGAGTATCCTGTCACCACTGAGCTCCAG AATCGATGCGTGAACATAATCGCAAATCTGTTCAATGCACCACTCGGAGAGACGGAGGTTGCGGTCGGAGTCGGAACTGTGGGATCTTCAGAAGCCATCATGCTTGCTGGATTAGCATTCAAGAGAAAGTGGCAAAACAAAAGGAAGGAACAAGGCTTACCTTATGATAAGCCCAACATTGTCACTGGTGCTAATGTTCAG GTCTGCTGGGAGAAATTTGCAAGGTACTTTGAGGTAGAGTTGAAGGAAGTGAAGCTGAGCGACGGGTACTACATCATGGACCCTCAAAAGGCCGCCGATATGGTGGACGAGAACACTATTTGTGTTGCTGCCATTCTCGGATCCACTCTTAACGGAGAATTTGAAGATGTTAAGCGCTTAAACGACCTACTCGAGGCTAAGAACAAAGAAACCGG ATGGGATACACCAATTCATGTAGATGCAGCAAGTGGTGGTTTCATCGCGCCATTTCTGTACCCGGAATTAGAGTGGGATTTCCGGCTGTCATTAGTAAGGAGTATCAATGTAAGTGGTCACAAATACGGGCTTGTTTACGCTGGTGTCGGTTGGGTCATCTGGAGGAGCAAAGACGATTTACCTGACGAGCTCATCTTCCACATTAACTACCTTGGAACTGATCAACCTACTTTTACCCTCAATTTTTCCAAAGGATCAAATCAAATTATTGCTCAATATTATCAGTTGATTCGCTTGGGATTTGAG GGGTACAAGAACATCATGCAGAATTGTCAGGACAACGTAACACTCTTAAAGCAAGGACTCGAAAAAACAGGGAGATTCAACATCGTTTCCAAAGACATTGGAGTCCCTTTAGTTGCATTCTCCTTAAAGGACAACGATATCCACAACGAGTTTGAAATCTCCGACATGCTAAGGAGGTTCGGCTGGGTTGTCCCAGCCTACACCATGCCTCCCAACGCGGAACACATAACAGTGCTCCGCGTTGTGATCCGTGAGGACTTCTCTAGGACCCTTGCTGAGCGTCTGGTTAATGACATACAGAAGGTTCTTGAGGAGCTGGATGCTCTTCCTGCTCGTGCCAGTGCTAAGTTATCTGCGGTGGCTAGTGAGGTGGAAGGTGCGCAGATTTCAAGGAAGAAGTCGGCGATGAAAATGCAGACAGATGTGTGTAGTGTTTGGAAGAAGTTTGTTgatgaaaagaagaagaaaactaAAGGTGTCTGCTAG
- the LOC141648333 gene encoding receptor protein kinase TMK1-like — MREKHNLGQLFLLISATMLCLSSSADKFFVSEAKSDAVTDVSVMLALKNSLNPPESLGWTDPDPCKWTHVGCSSEKRVTRIQIGHQNLEGKLPANLSALSSLERLELQWNKLSGAVPSLSGLDSLQVIMLSNNMFNSIPSDLFVGLSSLQSVEIDDNPFEPWEIPESLKDASALQNFSANSANVTGRIPDFFGSDSFPGLVNLHLSFNSLEGGLPGSFNGFQLQSLWVNGQKSDGGFGGKIDVLQNMISLKEVWLHQNAFSGPLPDFSGLNDLRVLSLRDNLFTGVVPSSLINLKSLVVVNLTNNLLQGPKPVFKSSVTVDLVDDTNSFCLPKPGDCSPQVNTLLSIAKSMDYPEEFAQNWKGNDPCVSWLGITCNNGNITIVNLEKRDLNGTISDHFSGLKSLQRLILSNNNLTGTIPQELTTLVSLVELDVSHNQLYGKVPSFKKNFNLNILGNPDIGKNENEPKHGPRASLPPSTSDGNNGASIKKSRHSTSVTIAICVVAVVLVLLFCCVLGFCVYKKNQTKFSRVQSPNAMVVHPHYSGSDNDSVKITVAGSSVSVAGTNGTHTIPVSESGEVQMVENGNMVISIHVLKNVTDNFSEDNILGWGGFGTVYKGELHDGTKIAVKRMECGAIVGKGLNEFKSEITVLTKVRHRHLVALLGYCLDGNEKLLVYEYMPQGTLSRYIFNWAEEGLKPLEWTRRLSIALDVARGVEYLHNLAHQSFIHRDLKPSNILLGDDMRAKVADFGLVRLAPEGKGSIETRIAGTFGYLAPEYAVTGRVTTKVDVFSFGVILMELITGRKALDETQPEESMHLVTWFKRMNLNKETFRKAIDPTIDLSDETFSSISTVAELAGHCCAREPYQRPDMGHIVNVLSSLVEQWKPVELDFDDYYGIDLDMSLPQAVKIWKDSEGTSQADSSSSSYVADNTQTSMVARPYGFAESFTSADGR; from the exons ATGAGAGAAAAACACAATCTTGGGCAACTTTTCTTGCTCATTTCAGCAACTATGTTATGTTTATCTTCCTCAGCTGATAAATTTTTTGTTTCTGAAGCTAAATCAGATGCTGTTACTGATGTTTCTGTAATGTTAGCTTTAAAAAACAGCTTAAACCCACCTGAATCACTAGGATGGACTGACCCGGATCCATGTAAATGGACCCATGTAGGTTGTTCAAGTGAAAAACGGGTGACCCGGATTCAAATTGGGCATCAAAACCTTGAAGGTAAACTTCCTGCAAATCTTTCTGCATTATCTTCCCTTGAAAGATTAGAACTTCAATGGAATAAATTATCTGGTGCAGTTCCTAGTTTAAGTGGGTTAGATTCATTGCAAGTTATAATGTTAAGTAATAATATGTTTAATTCAATTCCTAGTGATTTATTTGTTGGATTATCTTCACTGCAATCTGTTGAAATTGATGATAATCCCTTTGAACCATGGGAAATTCCTGAATCATTGAAAGATGCTTCTGCATTACAGAATTTTTCTGCTAATTCTGCTAATGTTACTGGCAGAATACCTGATTTTTTCGGGTCGGATTCGTTTCCGGGTTTGGTTAACTTGCATTTGTCATTTAATAGTTTGGAAGGTGGGTTGCCTGGTAGTTTTAATGGGTTTCAACTTCAGTCATTGTGGGTTAATGGGCAGAAAAGTGATGGTGGATTTGGTGGAAAAATTGATGTTTTGCAAAATATGATTTCTTTGAAAGAAGTTTGGCTTCATCAGAATGCATTTTCGGGTCCTTTACCAGATTTTTCAGGTCTGAATGATCTTCGCGTGTTGAGTCTTAGAGATAACTTGTTTACTGGAGTCGTACCTTCATCGTTAATAAATTTGAAGTCGTTGGTTGTCGTGAATTTGACGAACAACTTGCTTCAAGGGCCTAAGCCTGTTTTTAAGAGTTCAGTAACTGTTGATTTGGTTGATGATACGAATAGTTTCTGTTTGCCGAAGCCTGGTGATTGTAGCCCTCAAGTGAATACACTTCTTTCTATAGCGAAATCTATGGATTATCCAGAAGAGTTTGCTCAAAACTGGAAGGGGAATGACCCATGTGTCTCTTGGCTTGGTATCACTTGTAACAATGGCAATATTACTATTGTTAATTTGGAAAAAAGGGATCTTAATGGAACTATTTCTGATCATTTTTCGGGTCTTAAGTCGCTACAAAGGCTAATTCTTTCGAATAATAACCTCACTGGTACTATTCCTCAAGAGCTTACAACTCTTGTGTCCCTTGTTGAACTAGATGTGTCACATAATCAGCTATATGGCAAAGTTCCATCATTTAAGAAAAACTTTAATCTAAATATACTCGGTAATCCCGACATTGGCAAGAATGAGAATGAGCCAAAACATGGTCCGCGAGCTTCTTTGCCACCAAGCACATCTGATGGAAACAATGGTGCTTCTATAAAAAAATCTCGACATTCTACTAGTGTAACTATTGCTATATGTGTAGTTGCGGTTGTTCTTGTGTTACTTTTTTGTTGTGTCTTGGGATTTTGTGTTTACAAAAAGAACCAAACCAAATTTAGCAGAGTACAAAGCCCTAATGCAATGGTAGTCCACCCTCATTACTCTGGGTCCGACAATGACAGTGTGAAGATCACAGTAGCTGGTTCAAGTGTCAGTGTGGCAGGTACCAATGGGACCCACACTATTCCGGTCAGTGAATCAGGCGAGGTCCAAATGGTTGAAAATGGAAATATGGTTATTTCCATACACGTCCTTAAAAATGTGACCGACAATTTCAGTGAGGACAATATTTTGGGATGGGGTGGCTTTGGGACAGTATATAAAGGAGAATTACATGACGGGACCAAAATCGCTGTGAAAAGAATGGAGTGTGGGGCAATTGTAGGAAAAGGGTTGAATGAGTTCAAGTCTGAGATTACCGTCTTGACTAAGGTTCGACATAGGCATTTGGTTGCCCTTCTTGGGTATTGTTTGGATGGGAATGAGAAGCTGCTAGTGTATGAGTACATGCCCCAAGGAACCTTGAGTAGATATATATTTAATTGGGCCGAGGAAGGGTTGAAGCCTTTGGAATGGACTAGGCGGCTTAGCATCGCCTTGGATGTGGCCCGAGGTGTCGAGTATCTCCATAACCTGGCTCATCAAAGCTTCATACACAGGGACCTGAAACCTTCTAATATTTTACTTGGAGATGATATGAGGGCAAAAGTAGCAGATTTTGGTCTAGTGCGTTTAGCTCCTGAAGGAAAGGGCTCAATCGAGACTAGGATTGCTGGAACCTTTGGCTACTTGGCGCCAGAATATGCAG TGACGGGACGTGTAACCACAAAAGTAGACGTCTTCAGCTTCGGGGTGATTCTCATGGAGTTGATCACAGGAAGGAAAGCCTTAGACGAGACACAGCCCGAGGAAAGCATGCACCTAGTAACATGGTTTAAGAGGATGAACCTAAACAAGGAGACTTTCCGTAAGGCCATTGACCCCACCATTGACCTCAGTGACGAAACTTTCAGTAGCATCAGTACCGTGGCTGAGCTGGCAGGCCACTGCTGCGCAAGGGAGCCATATCAAAGGCCTGACATGGGCCACATTGTCAATGTTTTATCGTCTCTAGTCGAGCAATGGAAACCTGTCGAATTAGACTTTGATGACTATTATGGCATTGATCTGGATATGTCTCTACCACAAGCTGTGAAGATATGGAAGGATTCCGAAGGAACAAGCCAGGCAGACTCTTCCTCTTCGTCCTACGTGGCAGACAACACTCAAACTAGCATGGTTGCTCGTCCATACGGGTTTGCTGAGTCCTTCACATCAGCAGATGGAAGATGA